The Panicum hallii strain FIL2 chromosome 9, PHallii_v3.1, whole genome shotgun sequence genome has a window encoding:
- the LOC112877456 gene encoding E3 ubiquitin-protein ligase XB3-like has product MGHGASCGRPSEEVDFFGAAQSGDLGRLAAALRSRPTLLSRTTLFDRLSALHIAAAHGHLQVVSLALDLCVHPDVVNRHKQTALMLAAMHGKTDCVRRLLDAGANIVMFDSSHGRTCLHYAAYYGHADCLRTILSAAKSAPVSESWGFARFVNVRDDAGATPLHLAARQGWRRCVHVLLENGAIVSASSGAFGFPGSTPLHLAARGGNLDCVRQLLSWGADRLQRDSVGRIPYEVAVKRGHVACAALLNPSSAEPLVWPSALKFISELEPNAKSLLEAALMEANRERERRILKGTKNALPSPSHSDDGAHDAAIAEASDAEVCSICFEQACSIEVRECGHQMCAACTLALCCHAKPNPATQSQPLPTCPFCRGGIARLVVATRARAGDEEEGSRLESPRHRRARRSMNLSGDAGSTSSLMGSIASSIGKMGRRRTDSSEQVDDKP; this is encoded by the exons atggggCACGGCGCCAGCTGCGGCCGCCCCAGCGAGGAGGTGGACTTCTTCGGCGCCGCGCAGTCGGGCGACCtcggccgcctcgccgccgccctgcgctcCCGCCCCACCCTGCTCAGCCGGACCACGCTCTTCGACCGCCTCTCCGCGCTCCACAtcgccgccgcccacggccACCTCCAG GTGGTCTCGCTGGCATTGGACCTTTGCGTGCACCCGGACGTCGTTAACCGCCACAAACAG ACGGCGCTGATGCTCGCGGCGATGCACGGGAAGACCGACTGCGTTCGGCGGCTGCTCGATGCCGGTGCCAAT ATCGTGATGTTCGATTCGTCGCACGGTCGGACGTGCCTGCACTACGCGGCGTACTACGGCCACGCGGACTGCCTCCGGACCATCCTCTCGGCGGCCAAGTCCGCGCCGGTGTCGGAATCCTG GGGGTTCGCGCGCTTCGTGAACGTGCGGGACGACGCCGGGGCGACGCCGCTGCACCTCGCGGCGAGGCAGGGCTGGCGGCGCTGCGTCCACGTCCTGCTCGAGAACGGTGCCATCGTGTCAGCCTCCAGTGGCGCCTTCGG ATTCCCCGGGAGCACGCCGCTGCATTTGGCCGCGCGCGGCGGCAACCTGGACTGCGTCCGGCAGCTCCTCTCCTGGGGCGCCGACCGCCTCCAGCGAGACTCCGTCGG GAGAATTCCGTATGAGGTCGCCGTGAAGCGAGGGCACGTCGCGTGCGCGGCGCTGCTGAACCCGTCGTCCGCCGAGCCCCTGGTGTGGCCGTCCGCGCTCAAGTTCATCAGCGAGCTCGAGCCCAACGCCAAGTCCCTGCTCGAAGCGGCTCTGATGGAGGCCAacagggagagggagaggaggatcCTGAAGGGGACCAAGAATGCACTGCCGTCGCCATCTCATTCCGACGACGGTGCTCATGACGCCGCCATAGCTGAG GCTAGCGACGCGGAGGTGTGCAGCATCTGCTTCGAGCAGGCGTGCAGCATCGAGGTCCGGGAGTGCGGGCACCAGATGTGCGCGGCGTGCACGCTGGCGCTGTGCTGCCACGCCAAGCCCAACCCGGCGACGCAGTCCCAGCCGCTGCCGACCTGCCCGTTCTGCCGCGGCGGCATCGCGCGGCTGGTGGTAGCGACGCGGGCGCgggccggcgacgaggaggaggggagCAGGCTGGAGTCGCCCAGGCACCGGCGGGCGCGCCGGTCCATGAACCTCAGCGGCGACGCGGGCAGCACCAGCAGCCTCATGGGCAGCATCGCCTCGTCCATCGGCAAGATGGGCCGCCGGCGAACGGACAGCAGCGAGCAGGTCGACGACAAGCCGTAG